DNA from Marinagarivorans cellulosilyticus:
CCAGCGCTAAGTCGCTGGTTTTTTTTCGCCTTAACTATGGAGTGTCAATGGTGTACCCATTATGTATGTCGCTATGATCATTTTATGTATTATTTTTTGTTTTAGATTCTAGTGGCTGCATTGGGTATATTTTAAGTTTCTGTTTTTTAAGGCAAAAATAAATTTTGTCTGGCTGGTACGGCCTTTGATATAGCTAGTTGTCATCATCAACAGCAATACGAGGAATACCCTATGTCAATTTTCAAACGTTTACAGGCTACATTAACCGGCAGCTTGGATCAGGCGATTAGCCAGATAGAAAATCAGGATGCCGTAGTTGACGCCATCTTAAAAGAGGCGCGCCAAGCACTGGCGAAATCCAAAGTGCGCTTGGCGCGTGTGGAGCAGGACGGCCGTGCCATGCAGCAAGAGCTTGCAGGTATAGAGGCAGCGATAGACAGTTGGACGCAAAGGGCGCAGCGCATAGGGCAAAACGATCAGGCTAAGGCGTTGGAGTGTTTGCGCCAACGCAAGGCTGCATTAGCACAAAAAACGTCACTTCTTGAGCGAATAGCCCAGCACGAAGGAGTCAGTAAGCGGCTCGCATTTGACGTGAAGCAGGCCGAAGTGCGTGTAACCGATATGCTCAATAAACAACATTTAATGCGTACCCGTGAATCGGCGGCTGATGCTTTGCGAAGCATGAATGCGGTAGAGCAAAATATGGCCGACGATTTAACGACGACTTTTGAGCGCTGGGAAGTTAAGGTGGCGCAAACAGAAATATTAAGTGGTAACGAGGGTTATATTCAATCGCCCAGTACGTTAGAGCAAGAGTTTGTAAGTGAAGAAGAGGAGCATGCTTTGCGCTTAGAGCTGGCGGCTTTAACGGGTGAACTACAAGATATAGAGGGTAAAAATCATGAATAATACCTCTGTAGTGGGGTGTGTTGCAGAACCTGTAATACCCCCTGAGCAAAAACACAACTCCGCCATGACCGAGCACAGTCGCTACTCTTTACCTCGATTATTGCGCGGCTTAGGTGCCATTACGTTATTGGCTTCTGTTTCTATTTATCTGTACCAAGGGTTTGGGCAAGGTAGTGATATTAGTCGTTATTTAATATTGTTGGCGCACACAGTTGGTTTGGCTGGGGTGGGGCTTGTTTGTAGTCGATGGTTAAAGGAGCAAAAAGGTGCGCGTTTATTGCTGATGTTGACGCTCGTTTTTATATCAGCTAATTTTGCAATTATTGCGGCATTTATCTATTCAATTGCGGGCGATCCTATAACGAATTTACATGGTTCGATGACTTGGGTGGCGAGCTACTCAGCAAAAACGATTTTTTTGTTTTCGAGTGCTTTGCTAGTTCTGGTGCCTTTAATAATTTTTGGTTTTAAAGTCATCGCGCGTCGCTCTGCTATGCGTTTCACTATCGTGTTTTTGCTGGGTAATTTGCTGCTATTGCTGCCGTCGCGTAATGAGATGTTTATCGGCTTTTTGGCTTTGTC
Protein-coding regions in this window:
- a CDS encoding PspA/IM30 family protein, which produces MSIFKRLQATLTGSLDQAISQIENQDAVVDAILKEARQALAKSKVRLARVEQDGRAMQQELAGIEAAIDSWTQRAQRIGQNDQAKALECLRQRKAALAQKTSLLERIAQHEGVSKRLAFDVKQAEVRVTDMLNKQHLMRTRESAADALRSMNAVEQNMADDLTTTFERWEVKVAQTEILSGNEGYIQSPSTLEQEFVSEEEEHALRLELAALTGELQDIEGKNHE